In the Psychromicrobium lacuslunae genome, TTTCGGCGATAGTGGATCGAGAGCTGGACGGTGCGCAGCGGCGTGAGCAGCTCGCTGCGATCAGCGTGCAGCAATTGCATGAGATCCTGCAGTTCGCGGCTGCGGCGGCCGCTATTACGGTGACCCGGCCCGGTGCTAATCCGCCCAGTCGTGAGGAACTCCGCGGCCTCGGCCTGCACTAATCTGAAAAGTAGGTGCCTTGAGCAGCACCTGGCTTGAATTGTGCTCGGCCTCAGCAGAAAAGTACCCCGGAAGAGAAGTCGAAAGGCGAAAATGTCTAGTTACGATCCGTACGATGCCTTACCGCAATTGCCCAGCTTTGAGTTGAGCAGCACCTCCTTCAACGACGGCGAGACCTTGTCCGCGGCTCAAACCTCAGCGGCGATGGGTGTTCCCGGTGGGGCCGATGAGTCACCCGAACTCAGCTGGTCGGGTTTTCCGGCCGAAACGAAGAGCTTCGCGGTCACTGTTTTCGACCCCGACGCCCCGACCGCGAGCGGCTTTTGGCATTGGTCGGTGTTCAACCTTCCGGCCTCGGTGACTTCGCTGCCGGCCGGTGCTGGCAGCCCGGGCTCAGCTGCGCTGCCAGCGGGCGCGGTGACGTTGCGTAACGACGCCGGGATTGTGGGCTATGTGGGTGCCGCGCCGCCAGCTGGCCACGGTCCGCATCGCTATATTGTCGCGGTCCATGCGCTTGATGTGGAGAGCTTGGACATCCCCGCGGAAGGTTCCCCGGCTTATCTGGGCTTCAATATTTTCGCGCACGGCATTGCCCGGGCCAGGCTGACCGGAACCTTCAGCCAGTAAATCTAAAAAACCCGGTGCCGTCCACGTATCGAGTGTGCAGATCTACATCTTAAGACCGATCGAAAAGATGTAGATCTGCACACTCGGCGAGGGTTTGAGCGGCAAGGAGGGGGGGGAGCGCCCCCGAGCTAAGGAGTCGGCATGAGGCTGCGGGAGCATCCGGCCTTCATGCTGCTCTGGACCGCCTCCACCGTGTCGAGTTTTGGCAGTTATGTCACCTCGCTGGCGCTCTCCGTCATTGTGGTAGTCAACCTGGGTGGTAATTCAACCGATGTCGGCTGGGTCAACGCGGCGCGCTGGCTGCCCTACGCCGCGCTCGGCTTGATCGTCGGCGCCTTGGTCGAACACTGGTCCAAGCGTCGGCTTCTAGTGAGCGTGGACCTGCTTCGCGGCCTAGCGCTAGGCCTGATCAGCGTTTTGGGGCTCAGTGGATTACTGAACATTCCCACCGTGATCGCCCTGATGATCCTTTTTGGCGTGCTTTCCTTACTCGGTGATGTGGCACATCAGTCCTACCTGCCGATCCTGGTGCCGCGTGGCTTGCTGGTGAAAGCAAATGCTCGGATTGAGCAGAGCGATGCGGTGGCGCAAACCACCGGGCAGCTACTTGCCGGATTGCTGATCGACCTGATTAAGGCGCCGCTGGCGTTGCTGGTCGATGCTCTTTCCTACATCTTCTCTGCCCTGGTGATTTGGCGGATTAGCAGCAAATCACCGACCTTCAAGGAGCAGACGCCCGCAGCGCAATCGAACGAACCACCCACCGCTGAGGTAGATGACTCGGACACCTTGCGAGTTGTCGGTACTGCCAAGAGTCTGCGCAGCCAGATCCTCGAAGGCCTAGCGGCGGTTTATCAGCAACCCAGACTCCGAGTCCTCGCTCTGAGTACCCACCTGTGGTTTTTGTTCAATGCCATGGTGGGGGTAAGTTTCACCGTCTACCTACTCGACTCGCTCAAACTCGATGCTTGGCAGGTCGGCCTGATCCTCACCTGCGCGGGGGTTGGTGCGGTGCTAGGCACCTCGGTAACAACTCGGCTGGGGCAACGAATCGGGCCCGGTCGGTGCATCATCCTCTCCGGTGTTTTCGACGTCGCCGCCTTCGTGCTGATCGCCGGGCAGGCCAGTCTGTGGCCCACCGCATCGAGCGGATCCAATGTCTGGTGGCAACTGTGGATACCACTGGTGCTGGGCCAGTTGCTCTTCGGCTTCAGCCTGGGACTCAGTGGAGCCCATGAAATGGCCTATCGAGCGGTGGTCACACCGGTCCGATTGCTGACCAGGCTGAGTGCAACAATGCGATCAATCAACCGGTCGATGATCGTTATCGGCGCTCCGCTTGGTGGCTTCTTGGCGGCAACTCTGGGCTATAGCTGGGTTTTCTGGATTGTTGCGGCTGGCTTTGCGCTCTCTCGGGGCTGGCTCTGGCTCAGTGGCTTTGCCGCCGCAAGCTACACCGACCGCCCGGCCTAACCGTGTCCTTCCCCTCGCCGAGTGTGCAGATCTGCAGGTTTTGAGCCGGTTTTTAGATGTAGATCTACACACTCGGCGGCGGGGCGCGAGGGGGAGAATTTGCGGTGCGTGCAGCGAAGCTGCCGGAAGCCGATAACCTGAGAA is a window encoding:
- a CDS encoding MFS transporter — encoded protein: MRLREHPAFMLLWTASTVSSFGSYVTSLALSVIVVVNLGGNSTDVGWVNAARWLPYAALGLIVGALVEHWSKRRLLVSVDLLRGLALGLISVLGLSGLLNIPTVIALMILFGVLSLLGDVAHQSYLPILVPRGLLVKANARIEQSDAVAQTTGQLLAGLLIDLIKAPLALLVDALSYIFSALVIWRISSKSPTFKEQTPAAQSNEPPTAEVDDSDTLRVVGTAKSLRSQILEGLAAVYQQPRLRVLALSTHLWFLFNAMVGVSFTVYLLDSLKLDAWQVGLILTCAGVGAVLGTSVTTRLGQRIGPGRCIILSGVFDVAAFVLIAGQASLWPTASSGSNVWWQLWIPLVLGQLLFGFSLGLSGAHEMAYRAVVTPVRLLTRLSATMRSINRSMIVIGAPLGGFLAATLGYSWVFWIVAAGFALSRGWLWLSGFAAASYTDRPA
- a CDS encoding YbhB/YbcL family Raf kinase inhibitor-like protein translates to MSSYDPYDALPQLPSFELSSTSFNDGETLSAAQTSAAMGVPGGADESPELSWSGFPAETKSFAVTVFDPDAPTASGFWHWSVFNLPASVTSLPAGAGSPGSAALPAGAVTLRNDAGIVGYVGAAPPAGHGPHRYIVAVHALDVESLDIPAEGSPAYLGFNIFAHGIARARLTGTFSQ